GAGCTTCGGCCCGATTTTTGTGCTGGCTGCGATTATTCTGGCATTGCACAACAACGTTCGATGCCAGGTGAGTCAGGCGGATCGCAGAATCCGTTTTGTTAATATGCTGCCCCCCTGCTCCGCTGGCCCGATAGGTATCTTCGCGGACGTCCTGCTCCCAGTTAATTTCAATTTCGGCGATCTCTCCCATGTCCGGAGAGACATCGACGGCTGCAAAGGATGTATGGCGACGTCCGGCGGAATCGAAGGGACTGATGCGGATTAAACGATGATTTCCGGTTTCTCCTTTGAGATAGCCGTAAGCGTAATCGCCCTCTATGCGAATCGTGGCACTGCGGATGCCGGCTTCTTCTGCATCAGATCGATCCAGAATTTCGACATTGAACCCGCGGCGTTCGCACCAGCGCAGGTACATGCGCAGCAACATCTCTGCCCAGTCAGACGAGTCCGTTCCCCCTTCTCCTGCCTGAATGCTGAGATAGGCGGCAGAGCCGTCTTCAGGAGCCGACATCATTGCCTGAAGTTCCAGTTGATCGAGGGATGTTTCCAGTCGATTTGCAGTCGCGGTAAGCTCTGGAATACTTTCTTCGCTTCCCTCTTCTTCAATGAATTCCAGCAGAACTTCGAGGTCTTCTGCACCGGAAATCAGTTCAGTTAAGGGCTTCACAATCAACTGCAGTTGACGCATTTCCGTAACCAGTTCCTGTGCCTTTTCCTGGTTGTCCCAGAAGCCGGCGGCGCCCATCAATTCATTGATTTCCGCAGCTCGTTCTTTCTTGGCAGCATAGTCAAAGAGAGTCTCGTAGTTTGAGGATGCGATCCATGATTCCCGTACATTTATCTTTTAGTTCGTGGTCCATGCTGTATTCTTTCAAGAGGTAACCGGTCAAGGTGATGTTCGTGGTTAGACGAAATGGTGCCTCGCAGGATTATAGGAATTTCGGGTTTTGTATATCAGTAATCAGATGCGGTGTGGAATCAGGTTTGTTCTTTGACAGAACTGAGACCGATTCCAAAGTATTCGATTCCTTTCTGTTTCATACTTTCCGGATCATATAAATTACGCCCATCAAAGATTACAGGGGTTGCCAGCTTGTGGAGAATGTAGTCAAAGTCTGCGTGCCGGAATTCATTCCATTCAGTGACAATGACTAATGCATCCGCATCATCAAGCGTATCATAGTGGTGATCAAAGTAAGAAAGTTGATTCCCATATTTCGCTTTGACATTCTCCATGGCCACGGGATCATGGACCTTCAGCGTGGCTCCTGCTTCTAATAGCTGATCGATCAGGACAAGAGAGGGAGCTTCCCTGATGTCATCTGTTTTGGGTTTAAATGCCAGTCCCCAGATGGCGAATGTCTTTCCCTTCAGTTCGCTTTTAAAGTAACGGTTGATTTTTTCAAACAACACTCTTTTTTGTGCGGTATTCACCTGGTCGACAGCATTTAGGATGGTGGGTTCCATCGATTGGTTTCTAGCAACTGAGATTAAAGCTGAGACGTCTTTGGGAAAGCAGGATCCACCGTAGCCGACTCCGGGGAACAGAAATGAAAAGCCAATTCTCTGGTCGTGACCGATGCCTCGGCGTACCTGATTAATATCGGCCCCCACGCGCTCACAGAGGTTAGCCATTTCGTTAATGAAACTGATTTTTGTCGCCAGCATGCAATTGGCGACATATTTGGTCATCTCGGCACTTTCCAGTTCCATGGATAGAAAAGGGTGTTCTGTGCGCAAAAATGGTTTGTAAAGCTCGTGCAAGACCTCGGAAACCTCCGGTCGTGAAGCTCCGACAACAACGCGATCCGGTTTAGAAAAATCATCAATCGCGGCACCTTCTTTTAAGAATTCCGGGTTTGACGCGACATCAACTTCTCTACCTGTGAGTGCCTTTAGTTGCTCGGCCAGTTTTCGGTTCGTGCCGACCGGAACTGTGCTTTTAATAATAACGATGGCCTCTTTTGATAAGAGGGGAGCCAGAGATTCGGCTACTTTCCAGATACTGCTTAGATTGGCAGAGCCATCCTCTGTTTGTGGCGTACCGACGGCGATAAAGATGCATTTCGCGTCCGGAATTGCTTCTTTATAGCCGGTGGTGAAAAACAGCCGCCTGGCTTTGACGTTCCGCTTGACCATTTCTTCCAAGCCGGGTTCATAAATCGGGATTTCTCCCGCCTTGAGTTTTTGTACTTTTGTTTCATCGATATCGACGCAGGTCACATCGTTTCCGCTTTCAGCAAAACAAGTGCCTGTGACAAGACCGACATACCCGGTACCAATAACTGCGATTTTCATAATGCTCTCAAGGATTTCTTCTTCAGCTGTAATCTACTCATAATGGATTTCGCGAGTATGCGTTTTTCGAATTCGAACGCGTATTTTGAAAACAGCTAGTTGTTTAAACGGTTTCCGTATTGTTGGTCGTAGTACTGAAGGTATTTTCCAGAACGAATTCGGTTTACCCAATCCCGGTTTTCCTGATACCATTTGATGGTGTTTTCCAAGCCGGCGTGGAATTCCATTTCTGGCTTCCAACCTAATTCTGCTTCTGCTTTTCGACAGTCAATGGCATAACGCAAATCGTGGCCAGGGCGATCCGTGACATATTGGATTAACGTTTCTGGTTTTCCTAGTAATTTGAGCAATAATCGTGTGATTTCAATATTTTGCATCTCCGCATTACCGCCAAAATTATAGACCTGTCCCGCTTCTCCTTTTCTCAATGCAGCATCAATTCCCCGGCAATGATCAAGGACATGGATCCAGTCACGGACATTTTTACCCTCACCATAAATTGGTACTGGCTGATCTTCTAACGCATTGGAAATGAAAAGAGGGATCAGTTTTTCCGGAAATTGGTAGGGGCCGTAATTATTGGAGCAGCGCGTGATGATTGCCGGTAAATCAAATGTTTTAACATAACTTCGTACAAGCAGGTCTGCAGCTGCTTTCGACGCTGAATAAGGACTGTTAGGGGCAAGTGGAGTTTGTTCTGTGAAGAGGCCCTCTGCACCCAGGCTACCATAAACTTCATCGGTAGAAACTTGAAGGAATCGCTCGATTTTATGATTGCGAGCGGCATCCAGCAGGACCTGAGTTCCCACAATATTGGTTTGGATGAAGGGACCAGAATCAAGAATGCTGCGGTCCACATGTGATTCCGCAGCAAAGTTGATTACTGCATCAAAGCGATTTGATTTTAATAGTGAGTTGACAAGATCCTGATCCGTAATATCGCCTTTGACAAAAGTGTAGCCGGAGTGTGATTCAAACTCCTTCAGGTTCTCCAAGTTGCCGGCGTAAGTCAGCTTGTCAAGATTTGTAATTGATACTTCCGGGTACTCTGAAAGTTGATAACGGATGAAGTTTGATCCGATAAACCCGCAACCACCAGTCAATAATATTTTCTTCATTGAAATCTCTATTCTTGGTCAGATGTTGGATTATTGTCTTCTGTTGTCTGATCTTCGATTGTTGTTGTTCCTTCAGGTGTAGACTCTTCAACTGTGTTTGAAAGATTCAGAGGCTCATCACCCTCAGATTCATCAACAATTTCGGCAGGAATTCGTGCCAGCGAGACGAGCTTGTCGTTTTGATCCAGTTTGATGACTCGCACTCCCTGTGTGTTGCGACCCACCTGGCTGATTTCTCGTCCTCGCACGCGCTGAATGATCCCATTTTTGGTTACCATGAGGACTTCATCATCTTCAGCAACTGACAGAATATCGACGACCTGGCCATTTCTAGCGGAGGTGCGGATGTCTCGGATTCCTTTACCTCCCCGTTTTTGACGGCGGTAGTGCATTCCGCTACGTGTTTCCTGTTCTGCATCCGGTTCTTCTTCTACGTCACTCTCGCTGGCAGAAACCTCTTCGTCTGTTTCGGGTAATTCTTCATCCGTTTCATCAGTCGTGGGGATGAATCCAAAGGGAGTCCTTTTACCGTAACCGTTTTCACAAACAGTTAATAAACAGTTATCAGGATCGGCAATCACCATTCCAATTACATGTCCTGTTTTGGAAAGTTTGATCCCTTTTACGCCGCGTGTGTTGCGTCCCATACTACGTGCGTCAGACTGAGCGAAGCGAATCGCCATTCCCTCAGAAGTCGCCAGCAATAAGTCTTCGCCCGGGGAGACAATTAGCGCCTCGACCAGCTCATCGTCGTCGTCAAGTTTGATCGCGATGATGCCGCCGCGCTGTACGCGACTGTAGGCCGATAGAGGCGACTTTTTGATGATTCCATTTTGTGTTGCCATGACGAGGAAGCGTTCTTCATCAAACTCCCGTACAGCGACGCAATTGGAAACGGTTTCATCTTCCTGAAGAGAGAGCAGATTAACCAGCGCACGTCCTTTGGCTGTACGTCCCTGAAGAGGCAGGTCGTAGACTTTTGACCAATAGACGCGTCCTCGGTTTGTGATAAACAGCAGATAGGAGTGTGTGCTGGCAACGAACAGGTGCTCGATCGGGTCTTCTTCGTCGGTTTTAGCGCCTTTGATCCCTTTTCCGCCTCGATTTTGCGCCTGGTAGGTATTCAGCTGCGTACGTTTGATATAACCCCGTTGCGAGAGTGTCACAACCATGGGTTCTTCTGTAATCAGATCATCCCGGTTGACATCGGTCAGTTCGTCATCAGAAATATCGGTGCGCCGTTTGTCAGCATACTTGCCTTGGAGGTGCAGCATATCATCACGAATGACAGCCCGAATATGATCTTCATCAGACAGTAAATACAGATATTCCGAAATGGCTTTGAGCAGTTCTTTATGCTCATCGCTCAATTTTTCGCGTTCCAGGTTTGCCAGAGAACCTAATTGCATCGAGACAATGGCTTCGGCCTGATTGGCTGACAGAGAGTAATATTCATGAACCCCCTGTTCGTTCTGATATTCCTTAAATCCATCTTCGCCGAGTGCGCGTTCGATTAATTTTCCATCTACCTGCATGCCCTGCAGGCTGATTTTGGCTTCAGCACGACTGGGAGAATTGCGAATCGTTTTGATGACTTCGTCGATGTCAATCTGCGCAATCATCAAACCTTCGACGGTATGTTTTCGCTTGCGTGCTTCTGCGAGTAGAAACTCGGTTCGTCGGCGAATGACATCAATGCGATGCAGGATAAACTGCTGAATTAATTCTTTGACAGACAGCGTTTCCGGGCGGTTTCCAACCAGTGCCAGCAGAATGATGCTGAAGGTGCTCTGTAGCGGCGAAAACTTGAATAACTGAGCGAGCACGACTTCTTTGTCTGCATCTCGTTTCAGGATGATTTGCAGATGAACTTTCCAGGGAGGGACATTGCGGTCTGTCAGATCGACAATGCGTGAGATTCCCTTGACGCGATCATCGCGAACCAGTGTTTCCAGCTTTTCCCGGATCCGGTCACGTGTTTCCATATAGGGAATTTCCGTGACGACGATCACATCTGACTGCTTTTCCGTTTCGAAATGCGTGCGGGCACGGAGTGTAATGGTTGATCGCCCTGTGGCGTAACCTTTCCTGATACCATAGCGACCGCAGATGATACCACCGGTGGGAAAGTCCGGACCAGGCATGACCTGTAGAATGTCATCAATGGTGGCTTCCGGATTGTCGATCAACAGTGTGACGGCTTCGCAGACTTCTCCCATATTCTGAGGGGGAATGCTGGTTGCCATACCGACCGCGATCCCACTGGAGCCGTTGACCAGCAGATTGGGAAATTTGGAAGGGAGAACAACGGGTTCATCATTTCGTTGGTCGTATGTAGGAACAAAGTCCACGGTATTTCGATTGATATCGTCCAGCATTTCGGCAGCGACTGGAGAAAGTCGAGCTTCGGTATAACGCATGGCCGCCGGTGGTAGCCCTGCCAGAGACCCGAAATTGCCCTGTTTGTCAATCAGGACGTTTCGCATGACCCAATCCTGTCCTAGACGGACCAGTGTCGGGTAAATGGAGCCATCACCATGAGGGTGGTAGTTACCACTGGTGTCGCCGGAAATCTTTGCGCATTTTACCCGGGATGAACTCGCTCCCAGGTTCAAATCGTTCATGGCAACAAGAATTCGGCGTTGTGATGGTTTTAAACCGTCGCGTGCATCAGGCAGCGCGCGGCTGATAATCACACTCATCGCATAAGTGAGATAGCTGTCACGCATTTCGTCCTGGATGTCCAGGTATTTAATATTTGCATCAATGTTCGGCTCTTCGCCGTTGTCGCTAGCCAATCCTTGTTCTCCTTAAGGAATTTAACTACAGATAGTTTGGTCTTAATTGTTGTCTGTTTGGAGATAGCTCCAAATGTGTGTAATCAGTACAAGCGGTCTCTCTAGAGAAAACACTGGGGCTAAATCTGATACACTGGAAACGATTTGATTACGCTGAAATGGATGCCAGTTTCCTTGAAAAAAGCTCTAAACTTGGTGAGCAGTTTTGCCTTAAAACCAAGGTTAAAAGCTTCGTAATTTGCTACAGAAATCAAGTCCTTAAAACATCTTCAAATTGTAGTCAAATTCATGTGAATTCACAACTAACACGGCACCTGAATTTTGCAGCCTTCTAAGGTAGAAAAACCTTGAAAATCAATAAGTTACGTTCTCAGATTAATCATTGAGAGGAGCACGTTCGTTGCGTAGAATAGAGAAAATGTTAAGGTGTGTTCCCAGATCGAATCTGTACTTGGAATACCCTTTCGGAAGCAGGGGTTAGTAAAGCTGTTTTTCCTATGAATGAATCCGAATCTCCAGAGAATACTCACATCCCTGCGGAAGACCCTGCATTAGAGCAGCAGGAATCTGAGCGTGATTGCATAGAATCTCAGGAAAAAACTCTGAAACAGTCGCCTGAAGAGCAGGAGCACGCGGCTCATTTGAGCAAAGATCGGTTCTCGCTCCCCGCAAAAATCCCGGGATATGTCATGATGCGGTCTTTGGGAGAAGGCTCTTATGGCTCTGTATGGCTTGCTCAGGAAGAAAATACCGGGAAGTACGTGGCGATTAAGTTTTATACCTACCGCCGTGGTTTGGACTGGTCTCTCTTGAATCGAGAAGTCGAGAAACTGGCGGAGTTATATACCTCGCGGCACATCATCAGTTTACAGGGGGTTGGTTGGAATAGTGACCCTCCCTATTACATGATGGAATATCTGGAGAACGGTTCACTTTCCTCGTTTTTGGATGCTGGACCTCTGCCTGTCTCCGAAGCAGTGCGGATTGCCAAAACAGTCTTACTGGCACTGGTTCACGCGCATGGTCGAGGAATATTGCATTGTGATTTGAAGCCGGCAAATATTCTACTCGATGCTAATTTTGAACCGCGACTTTGTGATTTTGGACAATCCCGATTGTCAGACGAACAAAGCCCATCCCTGGGAACCTTATATTATATGGCCCCCGAGCAGGCAGATCTGCAGGCAGTTCCTGACTCGCGGTGGGACGTATATGCGCTGGGGGCCCTGCTCTATCACATGTTGTGTGGAAAAGCTCCCTATCGTACGTCTGAAAATGAACAGGCGATACGAAATCTGAATTCGCTGGAAGAAAAATTGACGGCTTATCGGGATTTGATTCGAACGTCTCCCCGACCTGCTGAACACCGTAAGGTCTCTGGTGTGGATCGTCGATTGATTGAAATTGTTGATCGTTGTCTCGAAACGGACCCGAAAAAACGGTTTCCTAATGCTCAAGCTGTTCTGAGCAGTTTGCTTCAAAGAGAGCGGCATCGGGCACGCCGACCTTTAATTGCTTTGGGCATCATTGCACCACTTCTGTTGGTTCTGGGGTTGATCCCGGTGGCGGGAGCAGCCGTCAATCAAATGGTGCATAAGTTTCGGGAAAACCTGACAGCGCGGGCTCTCAGCAGTGATTTCATCTCTGCGAATTTATTGTCGCAATATATGGAGCGGGATCTTCAGGATCGTAAGGAACAACTGGTTGACCTTTCCACCAGAACATTATTACGACAAAACCTGCAGAAGTTTCAGGATAAAGATCTACCAGAGGAATCCAGGCTGCAGGAGTTGTCTGATTATTTGAATCAAGAGAAAGAAATTGTTGATAAGAAACGAGCCGAGTTAAAACGAGAGCAAGACACAAGTTGGTTTCTAACCGATGCAAATGGAACACAAATCTGGCGCGATCCGGTGAGACCTACGATTGGGCAGGATTTTTCTCATCGAGACTACTTTCATGGACACGGTTTGGAGTATCCCAAGGGTAAGGCTCCTAAAGGTATCAAGCCGATTACGGAACCTTATATTTGCCAGGTATTCAAGAGTGATGCTACCAATCAGTGGATGGTGGCGATTGCGGTTCCTGTCTGGGATTTAAAAGAGGAGAAGGTGCTGGGAGTCTTGGCCCGAACAACGCATCTGGACCAATTACTGACGGGCTTTGATGAAAGCATTCGAGGAAATTCCGAACGAATCGGAGATCGCAAGATTGCTCTGATCGATAACCGTGATGGAAAAGTATTGGCGCATCCAGAAATGACAGCAGATACTTTACGGAAAATGAGCCGTGAAGAGGTCGATCGACTGGTACTCAAGAAGAAGCATATCAATCAGTTGCAATTATCCAGGTTAGCCCAGCAGAAAAATCAATTTGGAGCTTTGCCGACAGTGGTCGATGATTTTCATGATCCAGTAGAAGCAGTGCTTTCAGAAGATGATCAGGATAATGTCTGGCTGGCAGCCTTTTCGCCGATCGGTACGACAGGTTGGACTGCCGTCGTTCAGGAACGGCGAAGTATGGCGTTGCGTCCTGTTGCGGAAATGCGCAGCTGGCTCATTGAATATGGCTTGATTGTGTTAGTGACGAGTTGTCTGTTGATTTTTACGGTCTGGTATTTTGTCATGCGAGTTTTAACAGAACGGCGCGGATGGGACTGGTCTCGTCATCAATCGGAAAAACGTTCCGAACAAGGCTCGACCTCAGCCAGTTGGCCCAATCATTCAAATGGTATTTAAAACCATTCTCTTGGAATAGGAGGGAGAATTTCCTTGTTGGAATTAATGATCTATGGAGCGAACCCGAAGAATTCCAGCAAAATCAGCCTGGAGATGGGGCAGGAACTCGAATTGGGGCGGTCTCTGGAAGCTCCGATTTCTGTCCCCTGGGATGATCGAATCTCCCGCAAGCATGCGGTGCTGACGGTACAGCAGAAACAGGTTTTGGTGAAACGGTATCCTGCTGCTGAGAACGCAATTTTCCTTTCAGGTGAGGAACAGGATGAGTTCCTGCTGAATCCAGGTAGTGCGTTTGTGATTGGTTCAACAACATTTCGTCTGACGGATTCGGTTTCCAGTTTTGCATCGCCACACGAATCTCCTTTAGAGGAGGTGACGTTCAAACCCAATGAGTTGTTAAAAGTCAGGTATCGTGACGCTGACCAGCGTATCGATGTTTTGGCACACTTGCCGGATCTGATTATGGATGCCCGAAATGATGCTGATCTCTACCATCGCCTGGTTACGATGCTGTTGTCTGGCGTGAAGCATGCGGACGCTGTCGCGGTGGTTCGTTTGAATGCAGAAGATAGGGTTGAGGTACCCTTCTGGGAACGCAGGCGTCAAACTCAGGGTGGTTTCCATCCCAGTGGACGGCTGGTTCTGGAAGCGGTCAATAAAAGCAGACGAAGTGTATTGCACGTCTGGGCTTCCAAAGAAGAAACGCAGGAAGAAGAAGACTATACAGCGGTTGCGGAATTTGATTGGGCATTCTGTACGCCGATCGAAGATGGTGATTCAGTTAAGTGGGGGCTGTATGTAGCAGGCGAACTGAACCATCCTTATCAGGCATCAATTCCACAGGGGACCAGTGGAATTGATCTCCAGGCGGATGTGAAGTTCACGGAACTGGTTGCATCCATTGTTAAATCAGTCAGGCGTCTCAATCAACTGGAACGTCAGCAGGCAGGCTTGAGGCAATTTTTCGCCCCTCCGATTCTCTCAGCTATTGGAGACAATCTGAATACGGAAATTTTGGAACCTCGGGAATGTGATGTGACCGTTTTGTTTTGCGATTTAAGGGGGTTCAGCCAGCACGCTGAAGATTCGTCGGAAGACTTAATTGGTTTACTGGATCGAGTCAGTCAGGCATTAGGAGTTATGACATCGCATATTCTTGAATTTGGAGGCGTGACAGGTGATTTTCAGGGTGATGCTGCGTTAGGCTTCTGGGGATGGCCCTTTTCTTCGGATTTGGCGCCGTTGGATGCGTGT
This genomic interval from Gimesia alba contains the following:
- a CDS encoding UDP-glucose dehydrogenase family protein, with product MKIAVIGTGYVGLVTGTCFAESGNDVTCVDIDETKVQKLKAGEIPIYEPGLEEMVKRNVKARRLFFTTGYKEAIPDAKCIFIAVGTPQTEDGSANLSSIWKVAESLAPLLSKEAIVIIKSTVPVGTNRKLAEQLKALTGREVDVASNPEFLKEGAAIDDFSKPDRVVVGASRPEVSEVLHELYKPFLRTEHPFLSMELESAEMTKYVANCMLATKISFINEMANLCERVGADINQVRRGIGHDQRIGFSFLFPGVGYGGSCFPKDVSALISVARNQSMEPTILNAVDQVNTAQKRVLFEKINRYFKSELKGKTFAIWGLAFKPKTDDIREAPSLVLIDQLLEAGATLKVHDPVAMENVKAKYGNQLSYFDHHYDTLDDADALVIVTEWNEFRHADFDYILHKLATPVIFDGRNLYDPESMKQKGIEYFGIGLSSVKEQT
- the gyrA gene encoding DNA gyrase subunit A — protein: MASDNGEEPNIDANIKYLDIQDEMRDSYLTYAMSVIISRALPDARDGLKPSQRRILVAMNDLNLGASSSRVKCAKISGDTSGNYHPHGDGSIYPTLVRLGQDWVMRNVLIDKQGNFGSLAGLPPAAMRYTEARLSPVAAEMLDDINRNTVDFVPTYDQRNDEPVVLPSKFPNLLVNGSSGIAVGMATSIPPQNMGEVCEAVTLLIDNPEATIDDILQVMPGPDFPTGGIICGRYGIRKGYATGRSTITLRARTHFETEKQSDVIVVTEIPYMETRDRIREKLETLVRDDRVKGISRIVDLTDRNVPPWKVHLQIILKRDADKEVVLAQLFKFSPLQSTFSIILLALVGNRPETLSVKELIQQFILHRIDVIRRRTEFLLAEARKRKHTVEGLMIAQIDIDEVIKTIRNSPSRAEAKISLQGMQVDGKLIERALGEDGFKEYQNEQGVHEYYSLSANQAEAIVSMQLGSLANLEREKLSDEHKELLKAISEYLYLLSDEDHIRAVIRDDMLHLQGKYADKRRTDISDDELTDVNRDDLITEEPMVVTLSQRGYIKRTQLNTYQAQNRGGKGIKGAKTDEEDPIEHLFVASTHSYLLFITNRGRVYWSKVYDLPLQGRTAKGRALVNLLSLQEDETVSNCVAVREFDEERFLVMATQNGIIKKSPLSAYSRVQRGGIIAIKLDDDDELVEALIVSPGEDLLLATSEGMAIRFAQSDARSMGRNTRGVKGIKLSKTGHVIGMVIADPDNCLLTVCENGYGKRTPFGFIPTTDETDEELPETDEEVSASESDVEEEPDAEQETRSGMHYRRQKRGGKGIRDIRTSARNGQVVDILSVAEDDEVLMVTKNGIIQRVRGREISQVGRNTQGVRVIKLDQNDKLVSLARIPAEIVDESEGDEPLNLSNTVEESTPEGTTTIEDQTTEDNNPTSDQE
- a CDS encoding adenylate/guanylate cyclase domain-containing protein — translated: MLELMIYGANPKNSSKISLEMGQELELGRSLEAPISVPWDDRISRKHAVLTVQQKQVLVKRYPAAENAIFLSGEEQDEFLLNPGSAFVIGSTTFRLTDSVSSFASPHESPLEEVTFKPNELLKVRYRDADQRIDVLAHLPDLIMDARNDADLYHRLVTMLLSGVKHADAVAVVRLNAEDRVEVPFWERRRQTQGGFHPSGRLVLEAVNKSRRSVLHVWASKEETQEEEDYTAVAEFDWAFCTPIEDGDSVKWGLYVAGELNHPYQASIPQGTSGIDLQADVKFTELVASIVKSVRRLNQLERQQAGLRQFFAPPILSAIGDNLNTEILEPRECDVTVLFCDLRGFSQHAEDSSEDLIGLLDRVSQALGVMTSHILEFGGVTGDFQGDAALGFWGWPFSSDLAPLDACRAALAIRAAFEQIKLQPDHPLSDFRMGIGIAHGRAVAGKIGTSEQVKVSVFGPVVNLASRLEGLTKHLRVPVLMDEATAQIVRSKLDRREGRARKLARILPYGMERPVVVSELVPPETQAETLTDEQITCYETAVDCFVEGEWEEAFRLLHDIPPSDRAQDFLALQITRSNRVAPADWDGIIRFDSK
- a CDS encoding serine/threonine protein kinase; the protein is MNESESPENTHIPAEDPALEQQESERDCIESQEKTLKQSPEEQEHAAHLSKDRFSLPAKIPGYVMMRSLGEGSYGSVWLAQEENTGKYVAIKFYTYRRGLDWSLLNREVEKLAELYTSRHIISLQGVGWNSDPPYYMMEYLENGSLSSFLDAGPLPVSEAVRIAKTVLLALVHAHGRGILHCDLKPANILLDANFEPRLCDFGQSRLSDEQSPSLGTLYYMAPEQADLQAVPDSRWDVYALGALLYHMLCGKAPYRTSENEQAIRNLNSLEEKLTAYRDLIRTSPRPAEHRKVSGVDRRLIEIVDRCLETDPKKRFPNAQAVLSSLLQRERHRARRPLIALGIIAPLLLVLGLIPVAGAAVNQMVHKFRENLTARALSSDFISANLLSQYMERDLQDRKEQLVDLSTRTLLRQNLQKFQDKDLPEESRLQELSDYLNQEKEIVDKKRAELKREQDTSWFLTDANGTQIWRDPVRPTIGQDFSHRDYFHGHGLEYPKGKAPKGIKPITEPYICQVFKSDATNQWMVAIAVPVWDLKEEKVLGVLARTTHLDQLLTGFDESIRGNSERIGDRKIALIDNRDGKVLAHPEMTADTLRKMSREEVDRLVLKKKHINQLQLSRLAQQKNQFGALPTVVDDFHDPVEAVLSEDDQDNVWLAAFSPIGTTGWTAVVQERRSMALRPVAEMRSWLIEYGLIVLVTSCLLIFTVWYFVMRVLTERRGWDWSRHQSEKRSEQGSTSASWPNHSNGI
- the rfbB gene encoding dTDP-glucose 4,6-dehydratase; translated protein: MKKILLTGGCGFIGSNFIRYQLSEYPEVSITNLDKLTYAGNLENLKEFESHSGYTFVKGDITDQDLVNSLLKSNRFDAVINFAAESHVDRSILDSGPFIQTNIVGTQVLLDAARNHKIERFLQVSTDEVYGSLGAEGLFTEQTPLAPNSPYSASKAAADLLVRSYVKTFDLPAIITRCSNNYGPYQFPEKLIPLFISNALEDQPVPIYGEGKNVRDWIHVLDHCRGIDAALRKGEAGQVYNFGGNAEMQNIEITRLLLKLLGKPETLIQYVTDRPGHDLRYAIDCRKAEAELGWKPEMEFHAGLENTIKWYQENRDWVNRIRSGKYLQYYDQQYGNRLNN
- the prfB gene encoding peptide chain release factor 2 (programmed frameshift), producing MDHELKDKCTGIMDRILKLRDSLDYAAKKERAAEINELMGAAGFWDNQEKAQELVTEMRQLQLIVKPLTELISGAEDLEVLLEFIEEEGSEESIPELTATANRLETSLDQLELQAMMSAPEDGSAAYLSIQAGEGGTDSSDWAEMLLRMYLRWCERRGFNVEILDRSDAEEAGIRSATIRIEGDYAYGYLKGETGNHRLIRISPFDSAGRRHTSFAAVDVSPDMGEIAEIEINWEQDVREDTYRASGAGGQHINKTDSAIRLTHLASNVVVQCQNNRSQHKNRAEARKMLKAKLFQIEQEKRDAELAAKRGGKSKIGFGGQTVRNYVLHPEQYVKDARTGYKAGNPGPILDGDLDGFLESFLRWGMTEN